One genomic region from Motacilla alba alba isolate MOTALB_02 chromosome 5, Motacilla_alba_V1.0_pri, whole genome shotgun sequence encodes:
- the LRP4 gene encoding low-density lipoprotein receptor-related protein 4 isoform X3 has protein sequence MRRRGGGCLLPAPPQLLLVLLGALLRSRGVTSSTECSCGRNHFTCAVSAFGECTCIPAQWQCDGDNDCGDHSDEDGCMLPTCSPLDFHCDNGKCIRRSWVCDGDNDCEDDSDEQDCPPRECEEDEFSCQNGYCIRSLWHCDGDNDCGDNSDEQCDMRKCSEKEFRCSDGSCIAEHWFCDGDTDCKDGSDEENCPSDVPAATCSLEEFQCAYGRCILDIYHCDGDDDCGDWSDESDCSSHQPCRSGEFMCNSGLCINAGWRCDGDFDCDDQSDERNCTTSMCTADQFRCKSGRCVRLSWRCDGEDDCSDNSDEENCENTGTPQCAPDQFLCGNGRCIGQRKLCNGANDCGDGSDESPHQNCRPRTGEENCNDNNGGCAQKCQMVRGMVQCTCHTGYRLLEDGRSCQDVNECAEEGYCSQGCTNSEGGFQCWCEQGYELRPDKRSCKALGPEPVLLFANRIDIRQVLPHRSEYTLLLNNLENAIALDFHHSKELVFWSDVTLDRIMRANLNGSNVEEVVSTGLESPGGLAIDWIHDKLYWTDSGTSRIEVANLDGTHRKVLLWQNLEKPRAIALHPMEGTIYWTDWGNTPRIEYSNMDGSNRRIIADTHLFWPNGLTIDYAGHRMYWVDAKHHVIERADLDGRNRKAVISQGLPHPFAITVFEDSLYWTDWHTKSINSANKFTGKNQEIIRNKLHFPMDIHTLHPQRQPAAGRNRCGDNNGGCTHLCLPSSKDYTCACPTGFRKTSSHACAQSLDKFLLFARRMDIRRISFDTDDLSDDVIPLADVRSAVALDWDSKDDYVYWTDVSTDSISRAKWDGSNQEVVVDTSLESPAGLAIDWVTNKLYWTDAGTDRIEVSNTDGTMRTVLIWENLDRPRDIVVDPVGGFMYWTDWGANPKIERAGMDASNRLVIISSNLTWPNGLAIDYESQCLYWADAGMKTIEYASLDGSHRKVLIGNNLPHPFGLTLYGERIYWTDWQAKSIQSADRRTGQSRETLQDNLENLMDIHVFHRHRPPVHTACKVNNGGCSHLCLLAPLPKGYSCTCPTGINLQSDGKTCSPGMTSFLIFARRTDIRMVSLDIPYFADVVVSVNVTMKNTIAIGVDPHEGKVYWSDSTLRKISRAALDGSQFEDIITTGLLTTDGLAVDAIGRKIYWTDTGTNRIEVGNLDGSMRKVLVWQNLDSPRAIALYHEMGYMYWTDWGENAKLERSGMDGSARVVLISNNLGWPNGLAVDKAGSQLLWADAHTERIEAADLNGANRRTLLSPVQHPYGLTLLDSYIYWTDWQTRSIHRADKDTGANVILVRANLPGLMDIQAVDRARPLGFNKCGVRNGGCSHLCLPHPTGFSCACPTGIQLKRDEQTCDSSPETYLLFSSRASIRRISLDTSDHTDVHIPVPELNNVISLDYDSVDGKIYYTDVFLDVIRRADLNGSNMETVIGQGLKTTDGLAVDWVARNLYWTDTGRNTIEVARLDGSSRKVLINNSLDEPRAIAVFPKKGYLFWTDWGHIAKIERANLDGSERKILINTDLGWPNGLTLDYDTRRIYWVDAHLDRIESCDLSGKLRQVLVSQVSHPFALTQQDRWIYWTDWQTKSIQRVDKYSGRNKETVLANVEGLMDIIVVSPQRQTGSNACGVNNGGCTHLCFARASDFVCACPDEPDGRPCSTIPGVVPPGPEPTTVSERSQTPPGRLGTSTTKPLTSLETVEGNCSDKDARQGLCTRANEAVLATMGEGLHVSYIIGGLLSILFILLLIAALIIYRHNKSKFTDPGLGNLTYSNPSYRTSTQEVKIESIPKPTMYNQLCYKKEKLSYHSDSFSSSLF, from the exons TGCTGCCCACATGCTCCCCCTTGGACTTCCACTGTGACAATGGAAAATGTATCCGCCGGTCGTGGGTCTGCGATGGAGACAATGACTGTGAGGATGACTCTGATGAGCAGGACTGCC CTCCAAGGGAATGTGAGGAAGATGAGTTCTCATGTCAGAATGGATACTGCATTCGCAGCCTGTGGCACTGTGATGGTGACAATGACTGTGGGGACAACAGTGATGAGCAGTGTG ATATGAGAAAGTGCTCAGAGAAGGAGTTCCGTTGCAGTGACGGCAGCTGCATAGCTGAGCACTGGTTCTGTGATGGGGACACAGACTGCAAGGATGGCTCAGATGAAGAGAATTGCC CATCAGATGTTccagctgccacctgcagcTTGGAGGAGTTCCAGTGCGCATATGGACGCTGCATCTTGGACATCTACCACTGTGATGGTGATGATGACTGTGGGGACTGGTCTGATGAATCTGACTGCT CATCTCACCAGCCTTGTCGCTCTGGAGAGTTCATGTGCAACAGTGGCTTGTGCATTAATGCTGGCTGGAGGTGTGATGGCGACTTCGACTGTGATGACCAGTCAGATGAGAGGAACTGCA CTACGTCGATGTGCACAGCTGACCAGTTCCGCTGCAAGTCAGGACGCTGTGTCCGTCTGTCCTGGCGTTGTGATGGGGAAGATGACTGCTCTGACAACAGTGATGAGGAGAACTGTGAGAACACAG GCACCCCTCAGTGTGCTCCAGACCAGTTCCTTTGTGGGAATGGGCGCTGTATTGGCCAGAGGAAGCTGTGCAATGGAGCAAATGATTGTGGAGATGGCAGTGATGAGAGCCCACATCAAAACTGCC GTCCAAGAACAGGGGAGGAGAATTGCAATGACAACAATggtggctgtgctcagaaaTGCCAGATGGTACGAGGGATGGTGCAGTGCACTTGCCACACAGGTTACAGGCTCCTGGAAGATGGCCGATCATGCCAAG ATGTGAATGAATGTGCTGAGGAAGGCTACTGCAGCCAAGGCTGTACCAACAGTGAAGGAGGCTTCCAGTGCTGGTGTGAGCAAGGCTACGAGCTGCGACCTGACAAACGTAGCTGCAAAGCTCTAG GGCCAGAGCCTGTGCTCCTCTTTGCCAATCGAATTGATATCCGACAAGTGTTGCCTCATCGCTCTGAGTATACGCTGCTCCTGAACAACCTGGAAAATGCCATTGCCCTTGATTTCCACCACAGCAAGGAGCTGGTATTCTGGTCTGATGTCACGCTCGATCGCATCATGAGGGCCAATCTGAATGGTAGCAATGTGGAAGAGGTGGTTTCCACAGGGCTGGAGAGCCCAG GTGGACTTGCTATTGATTGGATCCATGATAAATTATACTGGACGGACTCTGGGACATCTCGAATTGAGGTAGCAAACTTGGATGGCACTCACAGGAAAGTGCTTTTGTGGCAGAACCTGGAGAAGCCCCGAGCAATTGCCCTACATCCTATGGAGGG TACTATCTACTGGACCGACTGGGGCAACACTCCCCGCATTGAGTATTCCAACATGGATGGCTCTAATCGGCGCATCATTGCGGATACACACCTCTTCTGGCCCAATGGACTGACCATTGACTATGCAGGACATCGAATGTACTGGGTGGATGCCAAACATCACGTCATTGAGAGGGCTGACCTTGATGGACGCAATAGGAAGGCTGTTATTAGCCAAG GGCTCCCACACCCATTTGCTATCACTGTGTTTGAGGACAGTCTGTACTGGACAGACTGGCACACCAAGAGCATCAACAGTGCCAACAAATTCACAGGCAAGAACCAGGAGATCATCCGCAACAAACTCCACTTCCCTATGGACATCCACACGCTGCATCCTCAGCGTCAGCCAGCAG CAGGGAGAAACCGTTGTGGGGACAACAACGGAGGCTGCACTCACCTCTGCCTGCCGAGCAGCAAGGACTACACCTGCGCCTGCCCCACGGGCTTCCGCAAGACCAGCAGCCATGCCTGTGCCCAGA GTCTTGACAAGTTCCTGCTTTTTGCCCGAAGGATGGACATCCGTCGGATCAGCTTTGACACAGATGACCTGTCAGATGATGTCATCCCCCTTGCTGATGTTCGCAGTGCTGTGGCTCTAGACTGGGACTCAAAGGATGACTATGTCTACTGGACAGACGTTAGCACTGACTCAATCAGCCGAGCAAAATGGGATGGATCAAACCAGGAG gTTGTGGTGGACACCAGCCTGGAAAGTCCAGCTGGACTTGCAATTGACTGGGTCACCAACAAACTATACTGGACTGATGCAG GAACAGATCGGATAGAGGTGTCCAATACAGATGGGACCATGAGAACTGTTCTAATATGGGAGAACCTAGACAGGCCTAGAGATATTGTGGTGGACCCTGTTGGAGG GTTCATGTACTGGACTGACTGGGGAGCTAACCCAAAAATTGAACGTGCTGGGATGGATGCCTCAAACCGCTTGGTGATCATTTCCTCCAACCTGACATGGCCCAATGGCTTGGCCATTGACTACGAGTCACAGTGCTTGTACTGGGCAGACGCAGGCATGAAGACCATCGAGTATGCCAGTCTGGATGGAAGCCACAGGAAG GTGCTGATTGGGAACAATCTGCCTCACCCCTTTGGACTTACGCTTTATGGTGAGAGAATCTACTGGACAGACTGGCAGGCCAAAAGCATCCAGAGCGCAGATAGGAGAACTGGCCAGTCTCGGGAAACACTGCAGGACAATCTGGAGAATCTTATGGATATTCATGTTTTCCACCGGCACAGGCCACCAG TTCATACAGCATGCAAAGTTAACAATGGAGGCTGCAGTCACCTGTGCCTTTTGGCACCTCTTCCAAAAGGCTACAGCTGTACTTGCCCTACAGGGATCAATCTGCAATCTGATGGCAAGACTTGCTCCCCTG GAATGACCAGCTTTCTGATCTTTGCCAGAAGGACTGACATCCGGATGGTCTCTCTGGATATCCCTTACTTTGCAGATGTTGTTGTCTCTGTCAATGTCACCATGAAGAACACCATTGCAATTGGAGTGGATCCTCATGAAG GAAAGGTTTACTGGTCAGACAGCACATTGCGGAAAATCAGTCGCGCTGCCCTTGATGGCTCACAATTTGAGGACATCATCACTACAG gtCTGTTGACTACAGATGGGCTGGCTGTGGATGCTATTGGCAGGAAGATATATTGGACAGATACAGGAACAAACCGGATTGAAGTGGGCAACCTCGATGGCTCCATGAGGAAAGTCTTGGTCTGGCAGAACCTGGACAGCCCTCGGGCAATAGCTTTATACCATGAAATGGG GTATATGTACTGGACAGACTGGGGTGAGAATGCCAAGCTGGAACGCTCTGGGATGGATGGCTCTGCACGTGTGGTGCTGATCAGCAACAACTTGGGCTGGCCTAATGGACTGGCAGTGGATAAGGCTGggtcccagctgctctgggctgatgCACACACAGAG CGGATCGAGGCTGCAGATCTTAATGGTGCAAACCGCCGCACCCTGCTGTCTCCAGTGCAACATCCCTATGGCCTCACCTTGCTGGACTCTTACATCTACTGGACCGACTGGCAAACTCGCAGCATTCACAGGGCTGACAAGGACACTGGTGCTAATGTCATCTTGGTGAGGGCAAACCTGCCTGGCCTCATGGATATTCAAGCTGTTGACAGGGCACGGCCCCTGG GCTTCAATAAATGTGGAGTTCGTAATGGTGGCTGCTCCCACCTTTGCTTACCTCACCCCACTGGTTTCTCCTGTGCCTGCCCCACTGGCATCCAGCTGAAGAGAGATGAGCAGACATGTGACTCTTCTCCAGAGACCTACCTACTTTTCTCTAGCCGTGCTTCCATCCGTCGAATCTCACTGGACACCAGTGACCACACAGATGTGCACATACCTGTCCCTGAGCTGAACAATGTCATTTCTCTGGACTATGATAGTGTGGATGGCAAGATTTACTACACAGATGTATTTCTTGATGTTATCAG GCGGGCTGATCTGAATGGCAGCAACATGGAAACTGTTATTGGTCAGGGTTTGAAGACTACGGATGGCCTGGCAGTGGACTGGGTTGCCAGGAACCTCTACTGGACAGACACAGGACGCAATACCATCGAAGTGGCTAGACTGGATGGAAGCTCCAGGAAAGTGCTGATCAATAACAGCCTGGATGAACCTCGAGCCATTGCTGTCTTTCCCAAGAAGGG GTATCTCTTCTGGACAGATTGGGGTCACATTGCTAAAATTGAACGGGCAAATTTGGATGGCTCTGAACGTAAAATCCTGATTAACACTGACCTAGGATGGCCCAATGGATTGACTTTGGATTATGACACCCGGAG GATATACTGGGTGGATGCTCACCTTGATCGCATAGAGAGTTGTGACCTCAGTGGGAAGCTACGACAAGTGTTGGTCAGCCAGGTGTCACATCCCTTTGCTCTGACACAG caggacaggtgGATATACTGGACTGACTGGCAAACGAAATCTATCCAGAGAGTGGACAAATACTCTGGGCGGAACAAAGAGACAGTCCTAGCCAACGTTGAGGGATTGATGGATATCATTGTGGTTTCTCCTCAGAGACAGACAG GTAGTAATGCTTGTGGAGTGAACAATGGAGGCTGCACTCACCTCTGCTTTGCCAGGGCTTCTGACTTCGTCTGTGCATGTCCGGATGAGCCAGATGGGCGGCCCTGTTCTACGA TTCCTGGTGTGGTGCCCCCTGGTCCAGAACCAACCACTGTAAGTGAGAGAAGTCAAACACCACCTGGCAGACTAGGTACTTCAACAACCAAACCTCTCACATCTTTGGAAACAGTGGAAGGAAA CTGCTCTGACAAAGATGCTCGGCAAGGCTTGTGTACTCGTGCCAACGAGGCTGTGTTGGCCACCATGG GAGAAGGACTGCACGTCAGCTACATTATTGGAGGTCTTCTAAGCatcttgtttattttgttgcttATTGCTGCTTTAATTATATATAG GCATAATAAGTCCAAGTTTACGGACCCTGGCTTGGGGAACCTAACCTACAGTAATCCTTCATATCGGACATCTACCCAGGAGGTGAAGATTGAATCGATTCCCAAGCCAACCATGTACAACCAGCTGTGCTACAAGAAAGAG AAGCTTTCTTATCACTCAGATAGCTTCTCATCTTCCCTCTTCTGA